A single genomic interval of Limnothrix sp. FACHB-406 harbors:
- a CDS encoding DnaJ domain-containing protein — MSQLTLTQCYQLLEVQADASIEAVKLAYRQLAKVWHPDRFTEDPELCKIAEAKLKQINAAYRQIKEHLTQIGTQPVTNQPSQPPSPATTQGTTARANRVRVSSRPGPARSPAQIFYGYAIDCMARGSYTAAQNYLNDAILLEPDYLAAYELRYEVARRKGSDYLARQDWQKIQELQRNRKARQKSSARPPAPPATNTPESMVDRFSAVRGPILNHQGPVIAMVLEASGLRLGTIGHDRWLQLQGLDAAANGSQSRQFEGELTALAASRDGYLWAIGSANGVIWIWDGRRQRVGATLDERWLNFGAGINALRFAPDGFGLWSVDTQGTICHWDLKAGRSTLRWSATEQQCSSEVRAPQGSDLNAVISACGRSALLGGQSCGLQLLDLQQSKIQRRWSLSQPVNALAWSPDRRAIALAQGATIQLSLASPKPTTQLLQSHQGSVRAIAFAPHSTWFLSTGDDCTLQFWNLSTDRPLKTLSLPAPGRAVVTDGKRIFCGLETGAVMLIGE; from the coding sequence GTGTCTCAACTGACTCTGACTCAGTGCTATCAATTACTAGAAGTTCAGGCTGATGCATCAATCGAAGCAGTCAAGTTAGCCTATCGCCAATTAGCCAAAGTTTGGCATCCCGATCGATTTACTGAGGATCCGGAGCTATGCAAGATCGCAGAAGCAAAACTCAAGCAAATTAATGCGGCTTATCGGCAAATCAAGGAACACCTGACCCAAATCGGCACTCAACCCGTAACCAACCAGCCTTCACAACCGCCGTCACCCGCCACAACCCAAGGCACAACAGCTAGGGCTAATCGTGTTCGGGTCTCATCCCGGCCTGGGCCTGCCCGATCGCCTGCTCAAATTTTTTATGGCTATGCGATCGACTGCATGGCACGAGGGAGCTACACGGCGGCCCAAAACTATCTGAACGACGCAATTCTCCTAGAACCGGACTATTTAGCAGCCTATGAGTTGCGCTATGAAGTGGCTAGGCGCAAGGGGTCTGATTATCTGGCTCGACAAGATTGGCAAAAAATTCAGGAACTGCAACGGAATCGAAAGGCACGCCAAAAGTCTAGTGCGCGCCCTCCTGCGCCACCGGCCACCAACACCCCCGAATCCATGGTGGATCGCTTCAGCGCCGTGCGCGGGCCAATCTTGAACCATCAGGGCCCGGTCATCGCCATGGTCTTGGAAGCTTCGGGATTACGGCTAGGAACGATCGGCCATGATCGATGGCTGCAACTACAGGGCCTTGATGCTGCGGCAAATGGATCACAATCACGGCAATTTGAGGGAGAACTAACGGCGCTGGCGGCGAGTCGGGATGGGTATCTGTGGGCGATCGGTTCTGCCAATGGTGTGATTTGGATTTGGGATGGTCGGCGGCAACGGGTGGGGGCAACACTGGATGAACGGTGGTTAAACTTCGGGGCTGGGATTAACGCTTTGAGGTTTGCACCTGACGGGTTTGGATTGTGGAGTGTTGATACCCAAGGAACGATTTGCCATTGGGACTTGAAAGCGGGGCGATCAACTTTGCGGTGGTCAGCCACCGAGCAACAGTGCTCTTCGGAAGTACGCGCACCGCAAGGATCTGACTTGAACGCTGTGATTAGTGCCTGCGGTCGGTCAGCATTATTGGGCGGGCAGTCCTGCGGGCTACAGTTGCTGGATTTACAACAGTCCAAAATTCAGCGGCGATGGTCACTCTCACAGCCGGTGAATGCTCTGGCTTGGAGTCCCGATCGACGGGCGATCGCCCTAGCCCAAGGAGCAACGATTCAACTATCCCTGGCCTCCCCCAAACCCACTACCCAATTGTTACAGAGCCATCAAGGGTCAGTGCGAGCGATCGCGTTTGCTCCCCATAGCACTTGGTTCCTCAGCACAGGAGATGATTGCACGCTTCAGTTTTGGAACCTATCGACCGATCGCCCGCTAAAAACCCTGAGTTTGCCAGCGCCTGGCCGGGCAGTGGTCACCGATGGCAAACGGATCTTCTGTGGCTTGGAAACGGGAGCTGTCATGCTTATTGGAGAGTAG
- a CDS encoding sensor histidine kinase KdpD: MNFSNSASVPNRPPTASGSNHESVPSESQSLIVALVGGNETSERLIWESLIQESGHVLFDHWTIDSLAQLRSQTDPPLRELAKVELLVLLVMPETVKPMLALVDWLYRQSGLPSLVVVMRPLPSSIAPLVSALTHGGIWGVVGLPWTPEQGRAMLDAVSSRCLADREARRCQVSLEQQLIDRNQLAAIALHDSRSAIGAIQSYAQLMDRFWDHWPAEQQRAYLKRIGCLAEKTLSEFNDLTVLIEADSGRLRFEPAWLDVSALLREVVDRCQQIAPALCHITIHDRLDHSQIWADARLFRLITNNLLDNAVKYSPNGGTIEVFLSQQSNFLLLQVRDHGIGICSTDQERIFQQFTRGSNVADIPGTGLGLAIIAQCVQLHHGKIELDSELQQGSLFTVWLPMIALGSTNHHAASGFADG; the protein is encoded by the coding sequence ATGAATTTTTCCAATTCGGCCAGTGTGCCCAATCGCCCACCCACAGCTTCCGGCTCCAACCACGAATCGGTTCCTTCCGAGTCACAGTCTCTGATTGTGGCGCTGGTTGGAGGCAATGAGACTTCAGAACGCCTGATTTGGGAATCTCTGATTCAGGAGTCTGGCCATGTGTTGTTTGATCACTGGACGATCGACTCTTTAGCCCAATTGCGATCCCAAACGGATCCACCCCTGCGTGAGCTGGCTAAGGTGGAACTGTTGGTGCTGTTGGTGATGCCGGAAACGGTGAAGCCAATGCTGGCACTAGTGGATTGGCTATATCGCCAATCGGGGCTGCCCTCTTTGGTGGTGGTGATGCGTCCCCTGCCCTCCTCAATCGCGCCATTGGTTTCAGCCCTCACCCATGGCGGCATCTGGGGCGTGGTGGGGTTGCCTTGGACTCCCGAGCAAGGGCGGGCCATGCTCGATGCGGTGAGCAGCCGATGCTTGGCCGATCGCGAAGCCCGGCGCTGTCAGGTGTCGTTGGAACAGCAATTGATCGATCGCAACCAACTGGCTGCGATCGCCCTCCATGACTCCCGCAGCGCGATCGGAGCCATCCAATCCTATGCCCAACTCATGGATCGGTTTTGGGATCATTGGCCCGCCGAACAACAGCGAGCCTACCTGAAGCGGATCGGTTGTTTAGCGGAAAAAACCCTTTCGGAATTTAACGATCTCACGGTCTTAATTGAGGCTGATTCCGGTCGATTGCGGTTTGAACCTGCCTGGTTAGATGTCTCTGCCTTGCTGAGGGAAGTGGTCGATCGTTGCCAACAAATTGCACCCGCCCTGTGTCACATCACGATCCACGATCGCCTAGATCATTCTCAAATTTGGGCCGATGCTCGCCTATTTCGGCTGATTACCAACAACCTCTTGGACAATGCCGTCAAATATTCACCAAATGGCGGCACAATCGAGGTTTTTCTATCGCAACAAAGTAACTTCCTACTCCTACAGGTTCGCGACCACGGCATCGGCATTTGTAGCACCGATCAGGAACGGATTTTTCAACAATTTACCAGAGGATCCAACGTTGCTGACATTCCCGGCACTGGATTGGGTTTAGCCATCATTGCCCAGTGCGTTCAATTGCATCACGGCAAAATTGAACTCGATAGCGAATTACAGCAAGGCAGCCTATTCACCGTTTGGCTACCGATGATTGCACTAGGTTCTACCAATCATCACGCTGCTTCCGGCTTTGCGGATGGCTAA